TCTCCTCCTCGACGATGCGATTGGCTTCAGGAAAGGCGGGGCGCAGCTTTTCGTACTGGGTCTGCGCGTTCTCCTCACCCCTCTCCATGAGCTTGATGCCGAAGGTCAGACCGAATATCCTGCTGACGAAATAGTAGAACCAGACTTTCAGGCGTTGCGGACCGACGTCCTGCCGGGTGTGCTTGCGCCAGTCGTGATAGTGTTTTCGCTCATCCTCGGCGATGTCCTCCAGCACCCTGGCATTCGGCGATCCGGCCAGGCTTCCCGCCAGCTTGCGGTAGATGTGGTATTCGGTGATTTCGTTTTCCTGATACCGGAGAAGCTGATCTTTGAGGACTTGCTTCTTCATGGTCACTCCCATGAAAAAAGGGGGCCCGCTCCAAGACGGACCCCCTGTTTCGATATTGGCGGCCCCGGCGCGATTCGAACGCACGACCTACCGCTTAGGAGGCGGTTGCTCTATCCGACTGAGCTACGGGGCCTGAAGGGCCGTTTATAACTTATGCCGGTTGGATTGGCAAGATTTTTCTCACCCCGTCGACACCAGCAAGCCCAGTCCCGGGCTAGAATTTGAGCAGGCTGAACACCTTGCCATCAGGCAACTTCTTTCGTCCGCCGAGAAATTCGAGCTCCGTCAGAAAAGCGCATTCGACCACCTCGGCACCCAGCTTTTCCACCAGGGCGACGACCGCGGCCACGGTGCCCCCGGTCGCCAGCAGATCGTCCGCGACCACGACCCGATCCCCAGGCTTGAAAGCGTCCTCGTGGATTTCAAGGGTGTCGGTGCCGTATTCCAGTTCATAGGTCTGGCGGATGGTTTTGTAAGGCAGCTTTCCGGCTTTTCGAACCAGTGTGATGCCGGTGCCCAGCTTGTACGCCAGGGCCGCACCGAGAATGAAACCCCGGGCTTCAACCCCGACCACCTGATCGATCTTCTGCCCGATATAGCGATGGGCCAGCAGATCGATCATTCTGTGATAGCTTTTCGCATCGGCCAAAAGGGTAGTTATATCCTTGAAGACAATGCCTTTTTTGGGAAAATCGGGAATATCCCGAATGGCCCCTTTCAAGTCGTCCACGTCACGCCCTCCCTGCTCAATTCAGATAGACTTTCAGAGCCTGGACCGCTGCCAAGGGCAGCAGATCCGGCTCCCGGCAATACGGGTCCGCCTCTTTTGTCAGCGCTTCTTCTCCTGGTCCTGCTCCATGAAAGCCTCCCCTTCCGCTTCCTTTTCTTCCATAATGCGACGCAGTTTTTCCAGGCTCTTGGCTTCGATCTGACGAATCCTCTCCCGGGTGACACCGAACTGTCGTCCTATGGTATCGAGGGTCTGGGGCTCGCGGTCCTCGAGTCCGAAACGCAGCACCAGAATCTCCCGCTCGTTATCCCCAAGGGTATTGAGCCATTCGCTGATGTGGGCGAACTTGTCCAGATCTTCGATGAAATTCTGCGGATTATCCGCATTCACGTCCTCGATTGTGTCAATCAGGCTGTAATCCCGGTTTTCCCCCATTGGGTGTTCAATGGAATAGGTTTTCTTCACCAGGACCATGAGTCGGCGAATATAAGCCGGTTCGACCCCCATCGCCTCGGCGATCTCATTGACCTGGGGTTCGCGGTTGAACTGGTGAACCAGCTCCCGGCTAATTTTGAGAAACTTGTTGATGTCGTCCGAGACATGGACCGGTAGACGAATGGTCCGGCTCTGGTTCACCAGGGCCCGCTCGATAGACTGCCTGATCCACCAGGTGGCATAGGTGGAAAACCGGCATTCCTTGCTGAGTTTGAAGCGTTCGACAGCCTTGATCAAACCCATGTTGCCTTCCTCGATCAGGTCGAGAAAAGGGAGTCCGCGGTTCATGTAACGCTTGGCGATCTTGACCACCAGACGCAGATTGGACTCGATCATGTGATCCCGAGCCGCTGCATCTCCAGTGGAGATTCGGCGGGCCAGATCCCTTTCCTCTTCCGCCGTCAACAATTTGGTCTTCTGAATCTCCTTCAGATAGAGTTTGATCGCGTCATCGCCGGCGCCTGCTCCATCGTCCTTTTCCTCCTCCTCCGCCTCCTCCTCGTCGCTCAACTCCAGCTCGGCTTCTTCTTCCGGTGAAGGCTCCTCTTCATCCTTGTTGGCCTCTTCATCAAACGAATCGGTTTCGTAATCGTTCATCATATCCATATGTCTTCAGCGACCTCCAGAATCGATAATTGTTTTGGCGACGTGCATCACTGCTGAGTGCCAGAGTACGTCTCTTTTCTCAACAATTGCGCGCCTTGGTTTATGGCTTTTTGTTCATCACCGAATGTGTTTGCAAAAGCATCTTTTTCTTCTCATGGAAGAAAAAACAGCGGATCGAGTGCTTCCTTGCCCCTGCGGATCTCAAAGTGGATTCTGGGATTGCCGCCGCCCGGAGGCGTGCCGGAAAGAGCAATCCGTTGTTCTTTGCTGACATACTCGCCGGTTTTCACCAAAGCCCTTTCATTGAACCCGTATACCGTGAAATAGGCTTCATCATGCTTGAGAATTATAAGATTACCATATCCTGAGATGCCGTTGCCGCTGTAGGTCACTTTTCCGGCGGCAGCGGCTCGAACTCCAGTGCCGTTGGGAACAGCGATCTCCACTCCCTTGCTGACACTCCCGTTCGTCTGCCCGAAGGGCCTGACGATCGCACCCCTGACCGGCCAGGAAAACTTGCCGCGCAGGTCGGCGGGCAAAGATTTGGGGCGGGCGGTTTCTGCGGATTTGGACTTGGTTTTGGTACTGGCTGGAGCGGGAGTCTTCTGAATAATGTCCGGTGCAGCCGAATTTCCTCGGCTGCCCACCGTTGCGGGAACGCCCCGCGTCCGCGTGGCACCCGGGATGAAGAGTCGCTGCCCGACCTCGAGAGAGGAACGATCGCGGAGGCGGTTGATACGCGCAACGACATCCTCGTCAACCTGGTAGGTCTTGCAGATCCGGTAGAACGTCTGACCCCTCTCCACCCGGTGATAAACCCCTCTGGGCGGGGCACAGGAAAAGAGCAGGAACGCGAGAAGCATGCCTGTCGGGAAAAACCGTTTTCGGCCTGCTTTTGTAAAAAGCATCCTCCTACCCCTACCGGTTTTTCAGGCCTTGTTCAATGCCGCCTGATTGGATCATCAGGAAATGTACCGCAGCAGATAAAAGCCGCCAATCAGCAAAACCATAAAGGCGATGGTCAAAGCATTAAAATACTTATCTATGAACAGACGCATTCTCGCCCCAAAGAAATATATCAGGCCTGCCACCAGAAAGAAACGCAGGCTTCGGCTCAACGCCGAGGCGACAAGGAACATGATGAAATCGATTTTGAAAACACCGGCCCCGATGGTGATCACTTTATACGGAATCGGGGTGAACCCGGCGGTGAACACCACCCAGAAATCGTATCGGGAAAACAGGTCCTGAACCTGCATGAATCCTTGCGGAGTGAACCCCGGGACGTATTGATAGAATAATCCAGAAACAACCTGCCACAGGCCGAAACCGATGCCGTAGCCGGCAATGCCACCGAGCAGGGAGCCGCTGGAACAGAGGAAGGCATATTTCCAGGACCGGGATGGCAGGGAGAGGCAGAGGGCCATCAACAGGATGTCGGGAGGCAGCGGGAAAAATGAGGATTCTACAAAGGCCAGCAGAAAAAGAGCCGGAGCCCCATACGGAGTTTCGGCCCAATGCAAGACCCAGTCATAGAGCCTGCGAATAAGTTTCATGCCCCGTTGTCTCCGTTCTGCCAGCCATCCTTGCCGATAAGGGGAACGAAGCGGCAGTCGAGCAGGCTTTCCTCACTGAATTCATGCAACCCTTTGCGGACGATTCGTTTCAAAATCTGGGCACCCCTGGACCCGACGGGAATGACCAGACTTCCCCCGATCTCGAGCTGATCAAGATAATGGGGAGGCACATCGGGAGCTCCGGCCGTGACGATGATCCCGTCGAAGGGGCTTTCCTCCTCCCAACCGGAGGTTCCGTCACTGAGCTTGATGTTGACGTTCTTGCAGTTGATGAAATCAAGAATCCGTCGAGCACGCCGGGCCAGAGAGGCGATCCTTTCAACGCTGTAGACTCTGGATGCAATCTGGGCCAGCACGGCCGCCTGATATCCTGACCCGGTGCCGATTTCCAGAACCTTTTCCCCGCCTTTCAAAGAAAGAGCTTCGGTCATGAAGGCGACCATGAAGGGCTGGGAAATGGTCTGCTTCTCTCCGATGGGCAGGGGGTAATCGCTGTAGGCCTGCCCCCGCAGGGCTTCTTCAACAAACAGATGCCGGGGAACCGTCTGCATGGCGTCGAGAACCAGCCTGTCGGTGACGCCCCGCCCTGCAATCTGCCGTTCAACCATCAGCCGACGGGCAATCGAGTAATCCATTTGGTTCCCTCTATTCGGATTGATCTGCGAAGAACTTTTCCGGCCCCTTGCTGTCCCAACCGGCCAGGGCATCGAAGGAGCGATAATTGGTCAGATCGAAATGCAGGGGGGTAACGGAAATATACCCTTTTTCTATCGCCAGGAAATCGCTCCCTTCCATCATCTCGAACTGACTGGCTCCGCCGCCGATCCAGTAGTATTTTCTCCCTCGGGGATCGAGCTTTTCCACCACCAGATCTTCATATCGTCTCTTTCCCTGGCGAGTCATTTTGACCCCCCTGGGCGGACCGGGCGGAACGTTGACGTTCAAAAAAGTATCATCGGGCAGGCCGTGGTCAAGCACCATTCTGGCCAGCACAACCGCGAAACGGGCAGCCTCCCGGTAATCCTCCTCCAGACCGCCCGCCGCGGCCCTGGAAATGGCGAAGGCGGGCACACCCATGAGAAGGGCTTCCATGGCGGCGGATACGGTACCGGAGTAGGTAATGTCGTCCCCGAGGTTGGCACCGCGGTTAATCCCGGATACAACCAGATCAGGGCGTTTATCCAGCAGTCCATGGATTCCAAGGTTGACGCAGTCGGTCGGGGTACCGTCGACAATAAAGGTGTCGGGCCGGATTTCCTCGGCCCGCAAAGGGGAATGCAAGGTAAGGGAGTGGCTGGCCGCACTGCGTTCCCGATCGGGAGCGACAACGATGACACGCCCGATATCAGCGAGAGCCCCGGCCAGTGCAGCAAGACCAGGGGCATGAATACCGTCGTCGTTGGTAACTAGAATCAGCAAAAGAAAATCTCGGAAAGGTTCCTGGGCATGGGGATCGGCGAATCCTATGCCTTTTTCAGGGACTTTCGCAGCCGCATGAGGTCGTCCCGCAACTCCTCCAACAGGCGCAGGGCCGTTTCACCGCTGTCACTGACAGGACTGTCCGCATCACAATTTTTTTCCCGCAGTTTCTTCCTCGCCCCCGCGATGGTATACCCCTGCCGGTACAGCAGGTCCTTCAGATAGAGGACGAGTTCGATATCCTGACGCCGATAAAGCCTCTGTTTGCCTCGGCTTTTGAGCGGCTTGAAAACGCCGAATTCCGACTCCCAATAACGGAGAACGTGCGCTTTAATTCCGGTGAGGTCGACAACCTCTCCGATCTTGAAATAAAGCTTTTCGGGAATTTGGACATCCATGCCGCTTCCTGCAGCCGGCCAAAACTCTACTTCTCGTCGTTGATGGCGGCCTTGAGCACCTGACTCGGCTTGAAGGTCAAAATCCTTCGTGAGGTGATTTCGATCTCGTCCCCGGTCTGAGGGTTACGTCCTTTG
This portion of the Syntrophotaleaceae bacterium genome encodes:
- a CDS encoding adenine phosphoribosyltransferase, encoding MEQGGRDVDDLKGAIRDIPDFPKKGIVFKDITTLLADAKSYHRMIDLLAHRYIGQKIDQVVGVEARGFILGAALAYKLGTGITLVRKAGKLPYKTIRQTYELEYGTDTLEIHEDAFKPGDRVVVADDLLATGGTVAAVVALVEKLGAEVVECAFLTELEFLGGRKKLPDGKVFSLLKF
- a CDS encoding sigma-70 family RNA polymerase sigma factor, producing MDMMNDYETDSFDEEANKDEEEPSPEEEAELELSDEEEAEEEEKDDGAGAGDDAIKLYLKEIQKTKLLTAEEERDLARRISTGDAAARDHMIESNLRLVVKIAKRYMNRGLPFLDLIEEGNMGLIKAVERFKLSKECRFSTYATWWIRQSIERALVNQSRTIRLPVHVSDDINKFLKISRELVHQFNREPQVNEIAEAMGVEPAYIRRLMVLVKKTYSIEHPMGENRDYSLIDTIEDVNADNPQNFIEDLDKFAHISEWLNTLGDNEREILVLRFGLEDREPQTLDTIGRQFGVTRERIRQIEAKSLEKLRRIMEEKEAEGEAFMEQDQEKKR
- a CDS encoding M23 family metallopeptidase; this encodes MLFTKAGRKRFFPTGMLLAFLLFSCAPPRGVYHRVERGQTFYRICKTYQVDEDVVARINRLRDRSSLEVGQRLFIPGATRTRGVPATVGSRGNSAAPDIIQKTPAPASTKTKSKSAETARPKSLPADLRGKFSWPVRGAIVRPFGQTNGSVSKGVEIAVPNGTGVRAAAAGKVTYSGNGISGYGNLIILKHDEAYFTVYGFNERALVKTGEYVSKEQRIALSGTPPGGGNPRIHFEIRRGKEALDPLFFLP
- a CDS encoding YqaA family protein — its product is MKLIRRLYDWVLHWAETPYGAPALFLLAFVESSFFPLPPDILLMALCLSLPSRSWKYAFLCSSGSLLGGIAGYGIGFGLWQVVSGLFYQYVPGFTPQGFMQVQDLFSRYDFWVVFTAGFTPIPYKVITIGAGVFKIDFIMFLVASALSRSLRFFLVAGLIYFFGARMRLFIDKYFNALTIAFMVLLIGGFYLLRYIS
- a CDS encoding protein-L-isoaspartate(D-aspartate) O-methyltransferase, with the protein product MDYSIARRLMVERQIAGRGVTDRLVLDAMQTVPRHLFVEEALRGQAYSDYPLPIGEKQTISQPFMVAFMTEALSLKGGEKVLEIGTGSGYQAAVLAQIASRVYSVERIASLARRARRILDFINCKNVNIKLSDGTSGWEEESPFDGIIVTAGAPDVPPHYLDQLEIGGSLVIPVGSRGAQILKRIVRKGLHEFSEESLLDCRFVPLIGKDGWQNGDNGA
- the surE gene encoding 5'/3'-nucleotidase SurE, which produces MLILVTNDDGIHAPGLAALAGALADIGRVIVVAPDRERSAASHSLTLHSPLRAEEIRPDTFIVDGTPTDCVNLGIHGLLDKRPDLVVSGINRGANLGDDITYSGTVSAAMEALLMGVPAFAISRAAAGGLEEDYREAARFAVVLARMVLDHGLPDDTFLNVNVPPGPPRGVKMTRQGKRRYEDLVVEKLDPRGRKYYWIGGGASQFEMMEGSDFLAIEKGYISVTPLHFDLTNYRSFDALAGWDSKGPEKFFADQSE
- a CDS encoding MerR family transcriptional regulator, with the protein product MDVQIPEKLYFKIGEVVDLTGIKAHVLRYWESEFGVFKPLKSRGKQRLYRRQDIELVLYLKDLLYRQGYTIAGARKKLREKNCDADSPVSDSGETALRLLEELRDDLMRLRKSLKKA